In a genomic window of Quercus lobata isolate SW786 chromosome 4, ValleyOak3.0 Primary Assembly, whole genome shotgun sequence:
- the LOC115986887 gene encoding anthocyanidin 3-O-glucosyltransferase 5-like has translation MESSNSKPQVVLVASPGVGHLVRVLELSNRLAANQNLHVTTFVVMESHTTATAATTGESQLVQSAKARRLKNQDIIELPPVTHNTNAPIFTRLGALMHEILPTLRSSISALKHNPTALVVDIFGTPLLEVADQFHMLKYVFVSSTWSNALLLYFPVLDKEAQRVELGELKEPIKMPGCKPIRPDDLLDSMMDRTKSDYKMLLQIGLKMRNSDGILVNSWEELDATTLKALREEEGYGKVPVYSVGPVTRPFDNDHGRGHDHPLLHWLDEQPAESVLYISFGSLGVLSPQQIIELACGLEQSQQRFIWVLRTPRNCASTMEGLDYLPDGFLDRTQKVGQVFTKWAPQSDILAHGSIGGFLTHCGWNSSLESILNGVPMIAWPLFAEQKMNATQLAEDYGVAVRPKVAPSKEIVGKEEIEMMARNVMEGNGKAMRARVKELKKSGEKALAEGGSTFNTLSQLANQFQLNCQRQKG, from the coding sequence ATGGAGAGCTCAAACTCAAAGCCTCAAGTAGTTCTAGTCGCTAGTCCCGGCGTGGGCCACCTTGTTCGTGTCCTTGAGCTCAGCAACCGCCTTGCTGCCAATCAAAACTTGCACGTGACCACCTTCGTTGTCATGGAATCTCACACCACAGCCACAGCCGCCACCACCGGGGAATCCCAACTAGTCCAATCTGCCAAGGCTCGGAGACTGAAAAACCAAGACATCATAGAGTTACCACCAGTAACCCATAATACAAATGCTCCCATCTTCACAAGGCTCGGTGCCCTCATGCATGAGATACTTCCAACCCTCCGATCTTCCATCTCAGCCCTGAAGCACAATCCAACGGCCCTCGTTGTTGATATTTTTGGAACACCATTACTTGAGGTGGCAGACCAATTTCACATGCTGAAGTACGTGTTTGTTTCCTCTACATGGTCAAATGCATTGCTCTTATACTTTCCAGTGCTTGACAAGGAAGCACAAAGAGTTGAATTGGGTGAGCTGAAAGAACCAATCAAAATGCCTGGTTGCAAACCAATTCGACCTGATGATTTGCTCGACTCGATGATGGACAGGACAAAGAGCGATTACAAGATGTTGTTACAAATAGGGCTGAAGATGAGAAACAGTGATGGAATTTTGGTGAACTCTTGGGAAGAGTTGGATGCCACAACGCTTAAAGCATTGAGAGAGGAAGAGGGTTATGGAAAAGTACCAGTTTACTCAGTTGGGCCAGTGACTAGACCCTTTGATAATGATCATGGCCGTGGTCATGATCATCCATTGTTGCATTGGTTAGATGAGCAACCAGCAGAGTCAGTGCTTTACATTTCATTTGGGAGTCTTGGAGTTCTTTCACCTCAGCAAATCATCGAGTTAGCTTGTGGTTTAGAGCAAAGCCAACAGAGATTCATTTGGGTACTACGCACACCCAGAAACTGCGCTAGCACTATGGAGGGCCTGGATTACTTGCCAGATGGATTTTTGGATAGGACCCAAAAGGTGGGCCAGGTATTCACAAAGTGGGCTCCACAATCGGACATATTGGCGCACGGATCCATAGGAGGGTTCTTAACTCACTGTGGGTGGAACTCGTCCTTGGAGAGTATACTAAATGGAGTGCCAATGATAGCTTGGCCATTGTTTGCAGAGCAAAAAATGAATGCTACACAGTTAGCTGAAGATTATGGTGTGGCTGTGAGGCCTAAAGTTGCGCCAAGTAAAGAAATAGTGGGAAAGGAGGAGATTGAAATGATGGCAAGGAATGTTATGGAAGGGAATGGTAAGGCAATGAGGGCTAGAGTTAAGGAGCTTAAGAAAAGTGGGGAAAAAGCTTTGGCTGAGGGTGGTTCTACTTTCAACACTTTGTCTCAATTGGCAAACCAATTCCAATTGAACTGTCAACGCCAGAAAGGTTAA